Genomic window (Flavobacterium oreochromis):
CTAATTTTTCAAATAATGATTTTCCAAAAGGTTCTACTTTAGTAAATATAACGCGTCCATTTTGAGTATCTATTGTTAATCCTGGTAAAAAATCAAAAAAGCCATCACCTCCTTTAGGATCATTATAAAAATCTAATTTATCTAAATCAAATACTTTAAGTAAAGGAACATTAGAAAAATCGCCTCTTAAAGGTAAAGGGGTTCCTAATGTAATATAATTTACAGGTGAAGGATCTGTATATAGTATATTAAATTTAAAATCTGATTTTTCTAACTGATAAGCACCTGGGATTTGATAAATATTTTTCATCATCAGGTTCCAAATGGGTTTATCTATATTATTTAAATTAGGCTTTAATAGCTTTAAAACCAAAGCTTTTGTAATAGGTATATCATTAGTTCCTGTTGTTGATGAAGTAACGCCATCATTCCCAAATTCTCCTACTTGATACACTTTATTTCCTTCTGTATATTGATAAGCAACAGCTAATACTTCGTCATTTGTCAAACGTTGATTTAATGAAATATATCCGAGTTGTGGATGATAAGTATATTCATTAGAATTCAGTTTACGCGCATTTTCTAGCTTAGAATAATCAACTCCTTCTTTTACGTTTAAACCATTAAAACCTGTTGATACATTAGAAACATCTCGTATAGCATCATTTAACAAATTACCTGCCTCTCCTATCTTTTTAGGATTAAAACCATTATTTGCATTATCTACAGGTGTATCAGGTGAAACTTTAAAGAAATCAGCAGGGATTGGATTTAAACCTACTATTTCATTTCCTTGTAATTTACTGCTTTCTGCTTCTCCTAAATCTGAAAGAGCTACTATATTACGGATATTATTTCCTTCTACTCCAGTAGTAATTCTATTTTGTCTATTAGTAACCCAAACTTCTAAACGGGTAATTTGTGTTCTTGAATTAATTACGGGATAAGTTTCTAATGCGCGATCATAATTATTTCTAAAAAATTGTGATAAGAAAAAATGACGATCAGCATCATAATCTAAAGCAAATAAACTAAAATCTTGTATCAAGCCTCCTCCTTGGGCAGTTACTGTTCTAGTTTGTGATTTTTGTTCAGAGAAGACACCTGTAAAAGTAGTTCTTCCAAATTTTAATTCTGTTTTAAAACCGAATAAGCTTTGGGCTCCTCTAATCAGACTATTACTCAACGGCATACTAACATTTCCTACCTCAATTTTTTGAAGTATATCATCTTCCGTAGGTGTGTATTGCAACTTTATTAGATTTTGAAAAGCAAAAGTTGACTCTGTATCGTAATTAACGTTTACGCGAAGACGAGTACCAACTTGCCCCATTAAGCTCATACTAATGCGCTGATCGAAATCAAAATTAAAATTACTTCTGTTTCGGGGTGAAAAAGCAGGATTATCTTGTTTAGAATAACGAATTCCTAAATCTACCTCTACACTTCCGGTGGGTTTAATATCAATTGTATTACTTCCAAAAATAGATTCAAAAAGTCCTGATCGGATATAATAACGAGGTAATAAATCTTTCTTCTTTTCTTCTGAATTTTTCTTTTGCCCAGCTACTGCATCTGCTTTTTCTTTAAAATATTTATGTATAGCTTCTTTTTTTATTAACTTCTGATATTCTTCAGGCGTTAATACTACTGGATAATCTATTGTAAATCCTTCAAATGATTTTGTATAAATATATCGATCAGTTACAGGATCATATGTATAAGCTTCTAAAATACTTTGGGGATTTGGTAATTCCATTTTACCTTTTTGATATCCTTTTAAAGTATCTTTTACTTCCTGAGAATAGAGTGTATTAAAAACAAAGAAAAACAGTATATAAAAACTGTTTTTAAATAATAAATTGAATGGGGAAAAAAATTATTTTTCAATGTTTATAAATTTTTTAAAGCTTGTTTTATAATATTTTCTACAGTAGCTTCTGGTGTAGAAGCAATAATTTTTTCAACTACTTTCTCAGCAGATTTTCTAACAAAACCAAGCACTTCTAAAGCAGATAACGCTTCATCCTTATTTGTATTGTTTGGAATCAATGAAACTTCATCTATTTCATAGATTTTTAACACTTTATCTTTTAATTCAATTATGGCTCTTTGAGCTGTTTTAATACCTATTCCTTTAATAGATTGAATAGTGGACACATTTTCAGAAGCCAACGCATTTATAATTTGTTTTGGTTCTAACGAAGAAAGCATTGTTCGTGCTGTATTAGCACCAATACCTGAAACAGAAATAAGTAATTTAAATATTTCTCTTTCTGATTTTTCCATAAATCCATATAAAGAATGACTATCTTCTTTTACTTGTAAATAAGTGTATAATTTTACAAAATCATTAGATGGTAATAAACCATATGTATGTAAAGATATATGAATTAAATACCCTACCCCGTTGCAATCAATTACAACGTCGGTAGGGTTTTTTTCTACTAATTTTCCTTGTATGTGTGCAATCATGCTCTTTTTATTATTCCTTCAAATATAGTAATTTTATTGAGCAGAACTATTTAATCTTAAGTACATCAAAAAACATAAGGACTTATTTTTGAGTTCTATGTCTTTTTCTTTTTCTTGAGCATCTATAACCGCTATGGTTGCCATGTTTACCATTTCTTCAACACTAGCTCCTAATTGAAAGATATGTACTGGTTTATTTAAACCTAACATTATAGGTCCTATAGACTCTACTTTATACAATTCTTTCAACATTTTATAGGTAATATTAGCTGATTCTAAATTAGGAAAAACAAGTGTATTTACTTTTTGTCCTGCTAATTTAGAGAAAGGAAACTTACTTTTTAACATTTCTGAATTTAAAGCAAAATCTGTTTGAATTTCGCCATCAACAATTAAATCAGGATGATTAGTATGTAAATATTCTACTGCTTCACGGACTTTAGATGCGCTACTATCTTTTGAGGATCCAAAGTTAGAAAATGACACCATAGCCATTACGGGTTCCATTCCAAACAATTTAACTGTTCGAGCAGTCATAAGTGTAATTTTAGCTAAATCTTCAGCAGTTGGATTGGGATTAATAGCTGTATCTGCTAAAAACATAGGACCTCTAGCTGTCATCATTAAGTTCGTTGTAGCTATTCTACTTACACCTGCTGCTTTCCCTATTAGTTCCATTATAGGTTTTACAACAGAAGGATAACTTCTAGAATATCCTGTAACTAGTGCATCTGCCTCACCTTCATTAATCATCATAGCAGCAAAATAGTTGCGTTCACGCATCCATTTTTGAGCATCTAAAAGAGTAATTCCCCTTCTACGACGTGTTTCCCAATATTTTTGAGCAAATCTATTTTTACGTTCTTCTTCTTCTTTTGTTTTAGGATCAATAATTTCAACTTCTGCATCAAAACCTAATTCTTCTTTTAATTCTAAGATAATTTCTTTATTACCTAACAAAACAGGAATACCTATTCCTTCTTCAAACACAATTTGTGCTGCTTTTAGCACATCTAGATGATCTGCCTCTGCAAAAACTACTTTTTTAGGATTAGTTTTAGCACGGTTGGCTAACATACGCACCATTTTATTATCAGAACCTAGTCTATCTAATAATTCATTACGATATTTATCCCAATCAGTAATAGGTTGTTGAGCTACTCCGCTTTCTATTGCTGCTTTTGCTACTGCTGGGGCGACTTCTGCTATTAATCGAGGGTCAAATGGTTTTGGAATAATATAATCACGCCCAAAAACTAATTTAGTTTCTCCATACGCAACATTTACTTGTTCTGGCACAGGTTGTTTTGCTAAACAAGCTAATGCTTTTACAGCTGCCATTTTCATGGCTTCATTAATTTTTGTTGCTCTTACATCAAGTGCTCCACGGAAAATATAAGGAAAACCTAAAACGTTATTTACTTGATTAGGGTAATCTGAACGTCCTGTAGCCATAATAATATCTTCACGAGTACTAACAGCAAGATTGTAATCTATTTCAGGCACTGGATTTGCCATTGCAAAAACAATTGGATTATCTGCCATCGTTAGTAACATTTCTGGTTTCAAAACATTGCCTGCTGATAGGCCTAAAAACATATCTGCACCTACTATAACTTCTGCTAATGTTTGAATAGGCATATTTTTAGCATATTTCTTTTGAAGATCTGAGATATCTCCTCTACTTGATACTAACAACCCGTTTACATCAAACATAAAGATATTTTCAACTTTAACTCCTAATGCCACATATAAATTAGCACAAGCTAATGCTGCTGAACCAGCTCCTGAAACTACTAATTTAATTTTTTCAATATCTTTTCCTGCTAATTCTAGGGCATTTAGTAAGGCTGCTGATGAAATAATAGCTGTACCATGCTGATCATCATGCATCACAGGTATATTAAGTTCCTCTACTAAGCGTCTTTCTATTTCAAAAGATTCTGGAGCTTTTATATCTTCTAAGTTAATTCCTCCAAAAGTAGGTGCTATAGCTTTTACGGTATTTACAAATTTATCAATATCAGTAGCATCTACTTCAATATCAAAAACATCAATATCAGAGAAAATTTTAAATAATAAAGCTTTCCCTTCCATTACTGGTTTAGATGCTTCTGGTCCTATATCACCAAGACCTAAAACAGCTGTACCATTAGAAATTACAGCTACTAAATTACCTTTAGCTGTATATTTATAAACTTTATCTATATCTTTAGAAATTTCAATACAAGGTTCCGCTACACCTGGGGAATACGCTAAAGACAAATCACGTTGGGTAGCATATTTTTTAGTAGGAACAACTTTAATTTTACCAGGCTGTGGTTTTGCGTGGTACAATAGAGCTTCTCTTCTTCTTTTATCGTCTGACATATTTTTTGCCTTTTAATGAACTGGCAAAGATAGGTGTTGATGTAAAAGAATGAAATTTTTTAACTAAATTAATCGTTTAAAAATAGAATATTCCTTTGTAATCCTTCTAATTTAGTCCGTTTTACAGCTGAGTTTTTAAATATTTTTTTAAACACCTCTTCTGTAATTTCTCTCCAATCGTCTTTAGTAAAATGTATTAAATCAGGATTAGGGGTAAAAGCATCTATTGTGTTCGGTTTTGCAAAACGATTCCAAGGACACACATCTTGACAAACATCACAACCAAACATCCAATCATCAAATTTACCTTTCATTTCTTGTGGTATTTGATCTTTTAGCTCTATCGTAAAATAGGAAATACACTTACTCCCATCTACAACATAGGGCTGTATAATCGCTTGTGTAGGACAAGCATCCATACATGCTGTACATTTCCCACAATGATCTGTGGTAGGCACATCGTATTCTAACTCTAAATCTAAAATAATTTCAGCTATGAAATAAAAAGAACCTACTTGTTTTGTTATTAAATTACTATTTTTACCAATCCATCCCAACCCACTTTTAGCAGCCCAAGCCTTGTCTAAAACGGGTGCTGAATCTACAAAAACTCGACCATCAATTTCTCCAATTTCTGTTTGAATAAAACGAAGCAGATCTTTTAATTTATCCTTTATTACGAAATGATAATCCTGCCCATAGGCATATTTTGAAATTTTATAAGCCTCTTGATTTTGTATTTCTGAAGGATAATAATTCATTATTAGGGAAATAACACTTTTTGCTCCTTCAACTAACAAACGGGGATCTAATCGCTTATCAAAATGGTTTTCCATATAGCTCATCTGACCATGTCTATTTTTTTTTAACCATTTTTCTAAACGAGGCGCTTCTGATTCTAAAAAATCAGCTCTAGAAATCCCACAAGAAAGAAAACCGAGCCTTAATGACTCGGATTTAATCAATTGCGTATATTTTTCTTTATTATTAATCAAAATAGAAATAAATAATTAAAACAGTTCGCCTTGTGAACCTGTACGTGTACGCCCTAAATGTTTATATGCTTTTTCTGTTACTTCTCGACCTCTAGGAGTTCTAACAATAAATCCTTCCTGAATAAGAAATGGTTCATAAACTTCTTCTATGGTTTCACCACTATCCGATACAGCTGTAGCCAATGTGCTAATTCCTACAGGCCCCCCTTTAAATTTATCAATAATAGTTGTTAATATTTTATTATCCATTTCATCTAATCCATGAGCATCTACATTCAAAGCCTTTAAAGAATATCTAGCTATTTCTATATCTATAGTCCCATTTCCTTTTATTTGGGCAAAATCACGAACTCTTCTTAATAAAGCATTAGCAATACGAGGTGTACCACGACTTCTTCCTGCAACTTCAATTGCGGCTTCCATAGAAATAGGAGTTCCTAAAATAGAAGCACTACGTTGAACAATAGTTGTTAACAATTCGGTATTATAATATTGTAATCTTGATTGAATTCCAAAACGGGCTCTCATGGGAGATGTAAGTAATCCTGAACGAGTGGTAGCTCCTACTAAAGTAAATGGATTGAGTCCTATCTGAACAGATCGTGCATTAGGTCCACTTTCAATCATAATATCAATCTTATAATCCTCCATAGCAGAATACAAGTATTCTTCAACTACTGGGCTTAAGCGGTGAATTTCATCTATAAACAAAATATCACGTTCTTCTAAATTTGTAAGTAAACCAGCCAAATCACCGGGCTTATCCAAAACAGGTCCAGAGGTAATTTTAATTCCAACTCCTAGTTCATTAGCTAAGATATTAGCCAAGGTTGTTTTACCTAAACCTGGTGGTCCATGAAAAAGAGTGTGATCTAAAGCATCACCTCTTAAATTAGCTGCCTTAACAAATACTCTCAAATTTTCTAATACCTGATCCTGCCCTGTAAAATCTTCAAAACTTAACGGGCGCAAGGCACGTTCAACATCCATCTCTTGTGGTGTGAAACGTTCTTTATTAGGATTCAAATTTTCATTCATTTTACAAAGATAAAAGTTTGTTTTGTGAATTATGCACTAGCTCATCAATAAATAAAAAAACATATATTAGCACATCAAACCAAAAA
Coding sequences:
- the ruvA gene encoding Holliday junction branch migration protein RuvA, with the translated sequence MIAHIQGKLVEKNPTDVVIDCNGVGYLIHISLHTYGLLPSNDFVKLYTYLQVKEDSHSLYGFMEKSEREIFKLLISVSGIGANTARTMLSSLEPKQIINALASENVSTIQSIKGIGIKTAQRAIIELKDKVLKIYEIDEVSLIPNNTNKDEALSALEVLGFVRKSAEKVVEKIIASTPEATVENIIKQALKNL
- a CDS encoding NADP-dependent malic enzyme gives rise to the protein MSDDKRRREALLYHAKPQPGKIKVVPTKKYATQRDLSLAYSPGVAEPCIEISKDIDKVYKYTAKGNLVAVISNGTAVLGLGDIGPEASKPVMEGKALLFKIFSDIDVFDIEVDATDIDKFVNTVKAIAPTFGGINLEDIKAPESFEIERRLVEELNIPVMHDDQHGTAIISSAALLNALELAGKDIEKIKLVVSGAGSAALACANLYVALGVKVENIFMFDVNGLLVSSRGDISDLQKKYAKNMPIQTLAEVIVGADMFLGLSAGNVLKPEMLLTMADNPIVFAMANPVPEIDYNLAVSTREDIIMATGRSDYPNQVNNVLGFPYIFRGALDVRATKINEAMKMAAVKALACLAKQPVPEQVNVAYGETKLVFGRDYIIPKPFDPRLIAEVAPAVAKAAIESGVAQQPITDWDKYRNELLDRLGSDNKMVRMLANRAKTNPKKVVFAEADHLDVLKAAQIVFEEGIGIPVLLGNKEIILELKEELGFDAEVEIIDPKTKEEEERKNRFAQKYWETRRRRGITLLDAQKWMRERNYFAAMMINEGEADALVTGYSRSYPSVVKPIMELIGKAAGVSRIATTNLMMTARGPMFLADTAINPNPTAEDLAKITLMTARTVKLFGMEPVMAMVSFSNFGSSKDSSASKVREAVEYLHTNHPDLIVDGEIQTDFALNSEMLKSKFPFSKLAGQKVNTLVFPNLESANITYKMLKELYKVESIGPIMLGLNKPVHIFQLGASVEEMVNMATIAVIDAQEKEKDIELKNKSLCFLMYLRLNSSAQ
- the queG gene encoding tRNA epoxyqueuosine(34) reductase QueG, yielding MINNKEKYTQLIKSESLRLGFLSCGISRADFLESEAPRLEKWLKKNRHGQMSYMENHFDKRLDPRLLVEGAKSVISLIMNYYPSEIQNQEAYKISKYAYGQDYHFVIKDKLKDLLRFIQTEIGEIDGRVFVDSAPVLDKAWAAKSGLGWIGKNSNLITKQVGSFYFIAEIILDLELEYDVPTTDHCGKCTACMDACPTQAIIQPYVVDGSKCISYFTIELKDQIPQEMKGKFDDWMFGCDVCQDVCPWNRFAKPNTIDAFTPNPDLIHFTKDDWREITEEVFKKIFKNSAVKRTKLEGLQRNILFLND
- the ruvB gene encoding Holliday junction branch migration DNA helicase RuvB; this encodes MNENLNPNKERFTPQEMDVERALRPLSFEDFTGQDQVLENLRVFVKAANLRGDALDHTLFHGPPGLGKTTLANILANELGVGIKITSGPVLDKPGDLAGLLTNLEERDILFIDEIHRLSPVVEEYLYSAMEDYKIDIMIESGPNARSVQIGLNPFTLVGATTRSGLLTSPMRARFGIQSRLQYYNTELLTTIVQRSASILGTPISMEAAIEVAGRSRGTPRIANALLRRVRDFAQIKGNGTIDIEIARYSLKALNVDAHGLDEMDNKILTTIIDKFKGGPVGISTLATAVSDSGETIEEVYEPFLIQEGFIVRTPRGREVTEKAYKHLGRTRTGSQGELF